A genome region from Megalobrama amblycephala isolate DHTTF-2021 linkage group LG18, ASM1881202v1, whole genome shotgun sequence includes the following:
- the rpl23a gene encoding 60S ribosomal protein L23a, whose translation MAPKAKKEAVPAKTEAKSKALKAKKAVLKGVHSQRKKKIRTTPTFRRPKTLRLRRQPKYPRKSAPRRNKLDHYAIIKFPLTTESAMKKIEDNNTLVFIVDVKANKHQIKHAVKKLYDIDVAKVNTLIRPDGEKKAYVRLAPDYDALDVANKIGII comes from the exons CTGTACCGGCTAAGACCGAGGCCAAGTCCAAGGCCCTTAAAGCCAAGAAGGCTGTGCTGAAGGGTGTCCACAGCCAGAGGAAGAAGAAGATCAGGACCACCCCAACCTTCCGCCGGCCCAAGACCCTGCGTCTGAGGAGGCAGCCTAAGTACCCTAGGAAGAGCGCTCCACGCAGAAACAA GTTGGACCATTATGCCATCATCAAGTTCCCCCTGACCACTGAGTCAGCCATGAAGAAGATTGAGGACAACAACACTCTGGTGTTCATTGTTGATGTCAAGGCTAACAAGCATCAGATTAAACATGCTGTCAAGAAACTGTACGACATCGATGTGGCTAAAGTCAACACACTGATCAG GCCTGATGGTGAAAAGAAGGCATACGTTCGTCTTGCACCAGATTACGATGCCTTGGATGTTGCAAACAAG ATTGGCATCATCTAA